One stretch of Alphaproteobacteria bacterium DNA includes these proteins:
- the trpC gene encoding indole-3-glycerol phosphate synthase TrpC, whose translation MSDVLERINQQKRELVAERKAKTPWAEMERLARGQVPARGFAKALETAVAQGRYGLIAEIKKASPSAGLIRPDFDPAALAQAYFKGGASCLSVLTDSPNFQGEDAYLQTAREAVPLPALRKDFMVDPWQILESRALGADCILIILASMDDALARDLESLAFELGMDALIETHDEIEFERALNHLKSPLIGVNNRNLKTLKVDIATSERLMPQLPPGRIGIAESGLKTKADLARMATAGANCFLIGESLMRQADVESATRDLLAKE comes from the coding sequence GTGAGCGACGTTCTGGAGCGGATCAACCAGCAAAAACGGGAACTGGTGGCCGAACGCAAGGCCAAGACCCCCTGGGCGGAGATGGAGCGGCTGGCCCGAGGCCAAGTCCCCGCCCGCGGCTTTGCCAAGGCCCTTGAAACGGCTGTCGCCCAGGGCCGCTATGGGCTGATCGCCGAAATAAAGAAAGCCTCGCCTTCGGCCGGGCTGATCCGCCCGGATTTCGATCCCGCCGCCTTGGCCCAGGCCTATTTCAAAGGCGGCGCTTCCTGCCTGTCGGTGCTGACCGACAGCCCCAATTTCCAGGGCGAGGACGCCTATCTTCAGACCGCCCGCGAAGCCGTGCCCCTGCCCGCCCTGCGCAAGGATTTCATGGTCGATCCTTGGCAGATTCTGGAATCAAGGGCCCTGGGCGCCGATTGCATCCTGATCATCCTGGCCTCGATGGACGACGCTTTGGCCCGCGATTTGGAAAGCCTGGCCTTCGAGCTGGGCATGGACGCGCTGATCGAAACCCATGACGAAATTGAATTCGAGCGCGCCCTTAACCATTTGAAATCGCCCTTGATCGGCGTCAACAACCGGAATCTCAAAACCCTTAAGGTGGATATCGCGACCAGCGAGCGGCTGATGCCCCAACTGCCTCCCGGCAGGATCGGCATCGCCGAAAGCGGTCTTAAGACCAAGGCCGATCTGGCCCGCATGGCGACTGCCGGGGCAAACTGTTTTCTGATCGGCGAATCATTGATGCGCCAAGCGGATGTTGAATCCGCCACCCGCGACCTGCTTGCCAAGGAGTGA
- the trpD gene encoding anthranilate phosphoribosyltransferase: MTQAQSADSLAAMKAVLNRLAQGVRLDESEAEQAFDIIMSGNATPAQIGAFLMALRLRGETVEEITGAVRTMRAKALKINAPSGAIDVVGTGGDASGTYNISTAASLVVAACGVPVAKHGNKALSSKSGAADVLTSMGVKIDADMSLVEEALWKANIGFLMAPRHHSAMRHVAGPRVELGTRTIFNLLGPLSNPAGAKRQLTGVFAPQWVEPMAQVLGRLGSEKAWVMHGDGMDELTTTGSSQVAELKNGSVNVFEVTPEMAGLDRAQKSDLVGGDPAYNAAALMAVLDGAAGPYRDIVLLNAAAALVVADKAKDLKSGAAMAAQAIDSGAGKATLEKLVAITNRPVAS, from the coding sequence ATGACCCAAGCCCAATCCGCCGACTCGCTGGCCGCCATGAAGGCTGTCCTCAACCGCTTGGCGCAAGGCGTCAGGCTGGACGAAAGCGAAGCCGAACAGGCCTTCGACATCATCATGTCGGGCAACGCCACGCCCGCCCAGATCGGGGCATTCCTGATGGCCTTGCGCCTGCGCGGCGAAACGGTCGAGGAAATCACCGGCGCTGTGCGCACCATGCGGGCCAAGGCCTTGAAGATCAACGCGCCCTCTGGCGCCATCGACGTGGTGGGCACGGGCGGCGACGCTTCGGGCACCTACAACATCTCGACCGCTGCCTCGCTGGTGGTCGCCGCCTGCGGCGTCCCGGTGGCCAAGCACGGCAACAAGGCTTTGTCCTCGAAGTCGGGCGCCGCCGACGTGCTGACCTCGATGGGAGTCAAGATCGACGCCGACATGTCCCTGGTGGAAGAGGCGCTGTGGAAGGCCAATATCGGATTTCTGATGGCCCCCAGGCACCATTCGGCCATGCGCCATGTGGCCGGGCCGCGCGTGGAGTTGGGAACCCGCACCATCTTCAATTTGCTGGGGCCTTTGTCCAACCCGGCTGGCGCCAAGCGCCAATTGACCGGCGTTTTCGCCCCTCAATGGGTCGAACCGATGGCCCAGGTGCTGGGCCGCCTGGGGTCGGAAAAGGCCTGGGTGATGCATGGCGACGGCATGGACGAACTGACCACCACCGGCTCCAGCCAAGTGGCGGAGTTGAAGAACGGATCGGTCAATGTTTTCGAAGTGACGCCGGAAATGGCGGGCCTTGATCGCGCCCAGAAATCCGATCTGGTGGGTGGCGATCCCGCCTACAACGCCGCCGCCCTGATGGCCGTTCTGGATGGCGCCGCAGGCCCTTACCGCGACATCGTGCTGTTGAACGCGGCCGCCGCCCTGGTGGTGGCCGACAAGGCCAAGGACTTGAAATCCGGCGCCGCCATGGCCGCCCAGGCCATCGATTCCGGCGCTGGCAAGGCGACGCTGGAAAAGCTGGTCGCCATCACCAACCGTCCGGTGGCTTCGTGA
- a CDS encoding aminodeoxychorismate/anthranilate synthase component II, giving the protein MLLLIDNYDSFTWNLVQYLGDLGAPVEVQRNDQLSVDQALALAPKAIVISPGPCDPDRAGICLPLIKAAVGKIPLLGVCLGHQAIGQAFGGKVIRAPLPMHGKMDMIHHTGEDLFRNVPSPFKATRYHSLIVERQSLPDCLKITGETADGLIMALSHKTHPIFGVQFHPESIASEHGHDLLANFLSLSGIPVQKKAA; this is encoded by the coding sequence ATGCTTCTGCTTATCGACAATTACGACAGCTTCACCTGGAACCTGGTGCAGTATCTGGGCGATCTTGGAGCGCCCGTCGAGGTCCAGCGCAACGACCAGCTTTCGGTCGATCAGGCGCTGGCGCTAGCCCCCAAGGCCATCGTTATCTCGCCCGGTCCTTGCGATCCCGACCGGGCGGGCATCTGCCTGCCCCTGATCAAGGCGGCGGTGGGCAAGATACCGCTACTGGGCGTGTGCCTGGGCCATCAGGCGATCGGCCAAGCCTTCGGCGGCAAGGTGATCCGAGCACCTCTGCCCATGCATGGCAAGATGGACATGATCCATCACACCGGCGAAGATCTGTTCAGGAACGTCCCCTCGCCCTTCAAGGCGACGCGCTACCATTCGCTGATCGTCGAGCGCCAAAGCCTGCCCGATTGCCTGAAGATCACCGGCGAGACCGCCGACGGACTGATCATGGCCCTTAGCCACAAAACGCATCCCATTTTCGGCGTTCAGTTCCATCCGGAAAGCATCGCCAGCGAACATGGCCACGATTTGCTGGCCAATTTCCTGTCGCTGTCGGGCATTCCCGTCCAAAAGAAAGCAGCCTGA
- a CDS encoding D-amino acid dehydrogenase — protein MRVIVLGAGIVGVSTAYWLAKDGHEVTVIDRQPGPAQETSFANGGQISASHAEPWANPATPFKAIKWLGRKDAPLLWRLTRFDPELWAWGLRFLANCTKPRTAINTERTLRMALYSRALLKELNQSCKLDYDRRAEGILHIYRDGREFDLACRAAETMKTFGLNRQVVDTEACIAKEPALASSRPSLKGGIFTPEDESGDACRFAQELARLAQGLGATFQFDTRIDVIETQGGHFRAVLTGKGRIEAQACVVAMASFSPRIMSPLGIKVPVVPAKGYSVTLKAGSGAPSLSLTDDEHKMVYSRLNDRLRAAGTAEFSGHDTSMNDFRAGLILKKTLDLFPDAGSDPEFWTGLRPVTPDSVPIMGRTQVKGLFLNTGHGTLGWTMGLGAGRFLADILDGKSPAIDPQGLGLDRF, from the coding sequence ATGCGCGTGATCGTGCTGGGGGCGGGCATCGTCGGCGTCTCGACCGCCTATTGGCTGGCCAAGGATGGGCACGAGGTCACCGTCATCGACCGCCAGCCAGGCCCCGCCCAGGAAACCAGTTTCGCCAATGGTGGCCAGATTTCCGCCAGCCACGCCGAACCCTGGGCCAACCCGGCCACCCCGTTCAAGGCCATCAAATGGCTGGGGCGCAAGGACGCCCCGCTTTTGTGGCGCCTGACCCGTTTCGACCCCGAATTATGGGCCTGGGGCTTGCGCTTTCTGGCCAATTGCACGAAACCGCGCACCGCCATCAATACCGAGCGCACTTTGCGCATGGCCCTGTACAGCCGCGCCCTGCTGAAAGAACTGAATCAAAGCTGCAAGCTGGATTACGACCGCAGGGCCGAGGGCATCTTGCACATCTATCGCGACGGGCGGGAGTTCGACTTGGCCTGCCGGGCCGCCGAGACCATGAAAACCTTCGGCCTTAACCGTCAAGTGGTTGATACCGAGGCCTGTATCGCCAAGGAACCTGCCTTGGCGTCGTCTCGCCCTTCGCTCAAAGGCGGCATCTTCACGCCCGAGGACGAAAGCGGCGACGCCTGCCGCTTTGCCCAGGAACTGGCCCGCTTGGCCCAGGGGTTGGGCGCGACCTTCCAGTTCGATACAAGGATCGACGTCATCGAGACCCAAGGCGGCCATTTCCGGGCGGTGCTGACCGGCAAGGGCCGCATCGAGGCCCAGGCCTGCGTGGTGGCGATGGCCAGCTTCTCGCCCCGGATCATGTCGCCTTTGGGAATCAAGGTTCCCGTCGTGCCCGCCAAGGGCTATTCGGTGACGCTGAAGGCGGGTTCGGGCGCGCCGTCGCTCAGCCTGACCGACGACGAGCACAAGATGGTCTATTCGCGCCTGAACGACCGGCTAAGGGCGGCGGGAACGGCGGAATTCTCGGGCCACGACACATCGATGAACGACTTCCGGGCGGGGCTTATCTTGAAAAAGACCCTGGATCTGTTTCCCGATGCGGGAAGCGATCCTGAATTCTGGACGGGCCTGCGCCCGGTCACGCCCGACAGCGTGCCCATCATGGGAAGGACGCAGGTCAAAGGGCTGTTTCTCAACACCGGCCACGGCACGCTGGGCTGGACCATGGGACTGGGGGCTGGCCGTTTTCTGGCCGACATCCTGGACGGAAAATCCCCCGCCATCGACCCGCAAGGCCTTGGGCTTGACCGATTCTGA
- a CDS encoding tetratricopeptide repeat protein, whose protein sequence is MRSPLAEKYLSLGMAVHRERQSAAAEDFYRLALNEAPNDGEILVLLAEALREQDKAGDALTTLGELGTPSALNSRGMCLADLGRMNEALPVLAQAVSLAPSDPDPLVNLANLVARMSRVEEAMGYYLAALKLAPLHVGALSGLSLLERDRRHFGNALECARRAIGQEPGRADLWNNLALVQDEMGLRADAETSYRRCLSLAPSHAEARCNLGMTLLAQGHLIEGFKAYEARWRRPDMPPRPFAQPQWQGESLTGKAILLHGEQCLGDSLHFCRYAPLVKDKGAARVILEVQAPLVPLMRSLDGVDQIVAQGTALPAFDCHCPLLSLPTAFATSLETIPANIPYLKADPALALEKRRWLDSVSGLKIGLVWQGNAKYRGEDWRSPGLELFAQVAHARQDAKIVCLQANGLGAFLAAMGDQALDLGHEVDADTVPFAETAALLAGLDLVIASDTSVPHLAGALGAPVWMALPYAAEWRWLEGRTDSPWYPSLRLFRQAKPDDWTAVRQQMISALQTHRGTPCA, encoded by the coding sequence ATGCGATCCCCATTGGCCGAGAAATATCTCTCGCTTGGCATGGCCGTGCACCGCGAGCGCCAAAGTGCCGCCGCCGAGGATTTCTATCGCCTGGCGCTGAACGAGGCGCCGAATGATGGTGAAATTCTGGTTCTTCTGGCCGAAGCCCTGCGCGAGCAAGACAAGGCGGGCGACGCCTTGACAACCCTTGGCGAGTTGGGCACGCCCTCGGCCCTGAATTCCAGGGGCATGTGCCTAGCCGATCTGGGGCGGATGAACGAAGCCTTGCCAGTTCTGGCGCAAGCCGTCAGCCTAGCCCCCTCCGACCCCGACCCCCTGGTCAATCTGGCCAATCTGGTGGCCCGCATGAGCCGGGTGGAAGAGGCCATGGGCTATTACCTGGCGGCCTTGAAATTGGCCCCCCTGCATGTCGGCGCGCTGTCGGGCCTTAGCCTGCTCGAGCGCGACCGGCGCCATTTCGGCAATGCCCTGGAATGCGCCCGGCGCGCCATCGGCCAGGAACCGGGGCGGGCGGATTTATGGAACAATCTGGCCCTGGTGCAAGATGAAATGGGGCTGCGGGCCGATGCCGAAACATCCTATCGCCGCTGTCTGTCGCTGGCCCCCAGCCATGCCGAGGCGCGATGCAATCTGGGCATGACCTTGCTGGCCCAGGGGCATCTGATCGAAGGGTTCAAGGCCTATGAAGCGCGCTGGCGCAGGCCCGACATGCCGCCCCGTCCCTTCGCCCAACCGCAATGGCAAGGCGAGAGCCTGACCGGCAAAGCCATTCTGCTGCACGGCGAGCAATGTTTGGGCGACAGCTTGCATTTCTGCCGTTACGCCCCGTTGGTCAAGGACAAGGGAGCGGCAAGAGTGATCCTTGAGGTTCAAGCGCCGCTGGTCCCCCTGATGCGCTCGCTGGACGGAGTTGACCAGATCGTCGCCCAAGGAACTGCTCTGCCCGCTTTCGATTGCCATTGCCCGCTCCTAAGCCTGCCCACGGCATTCGCAACCAGCTTGGAAACAATCCCCGCCAACATTCCCTATCTGAAAGCCGATCCCGCTTTGGCCTTGGAAAAGCGCCGCTGGCTGGACAGCGTTTCAGGCCTAAAGATCGGCCTTGTCTGGCAGGGCAACGCCAAATACAGGGGCGAAGACTGGCGCTCGCCCGGGCTTGAGTTGTTTGCCCAAGTGGCGCATGCAAGGCAAGACGCAAAAATCGTTTGCCTGCAGGCCAATGGCCTGGGCGCGTTTCTGGCCGCCATGGGCGATCAGGCGCTCGATTTGGGCCATGAGGTGGACGCCGATACGGTCCCCTTCGCGGAAACGGCGGCCCTGCTGGCCGGGCTTGATCTGGTCATCGCTTCGGACACGTCGGTGCCGCATCTGGCGGGCGCCCTGGGCGCTCCCGTCTGGATGGCTCTGCCCTATGCCGCCGAATGGCGTTGGCTGGAAGGGCGGACGGACAGTCCTTGGTATCCAAGCCTGCGCCTGTTTCGCCAAGCAAAACCCGACGATTGGACGGCGGTGCGTCAGCAGATGATCTCGGCCTTGCAAACCCATAGGGGGACGCCATGCGCGTGA